The genomic DNA CGCGGCGGACGAAGGAGACGATCTCGCGAGGGGGCTTCGGTGCCCGGTCCTCAGCCGGCACGGCGGACGGCACCGTTGTCGACGACCACGTCCACCTCGGGCAGGTGACGGGTCGCCGGGCCGGCCAGCACCTCGCCGGTGGACGCGTCGAACTTCGAACCGTGGCACGGGCAGTCCAGCTCCTCCTGCACCTGGCTCAGGGCACAGCCGTTATGGGTGCAGTAGCCGGAGTAGGCGGCGATGTCCTCGCCACTGCCGCGCACCAGCAGCACGAAGGG from Brachybacterium sacelli includes the following:
- a CDS encoding ubiquinol-cytochrome c reductase iron-sulfur subunit encodes the protein MERRPCLSRRLALLLPASAAGLGTLAACGPEGEGSDTPEPVRAEDGSVSLDEVPENASTLVNFGGQMPFVLLVRGSGEDIAAYSGYCTHNGCALSQVQEELDCPCHGSKFDASTGEVLAGPATRHLPEVDVVVDNGAVRRAG